The Erythrobacter sp. Alg231-14 genome has a segment encoding these proteins:
- a CDS encoding DUF2793 domain-containing protein, with translation MATPVTFPSSTPKFSLPLLFAGQAQKEFFLNQSFSLVDALLQIAVEQTSTSPPTDSSDGLCYLVKAPAEDAWAGHEDEIAVRLGGGWQFVAPQQGMTIYDRQDGALSHFDTGWLKAVEPNLPTTGATIDTEARLMLSELVEALRTLGIFANLE, from the coding sequence ATGGCCACGCCAGTGACATTTCCGTCCTCTACTCCAAAATTCTCGCTGCCGTTGCTTTTCGCAGGACAAGCGCAAAAGGAGTTTTTTCTAAATCAGTCATTCTCTTTGGTGGATGCTCTTCTCCAAATTGCGGTTGAGCAGACATCAACATCTCCGCCTACTGACAGTTCGGACGGGCTTTGCTATCTAGTAAAAGCCCCTGCTGAAGACGCATGGGCCGGTCATGAAGATGAGATTGCAGTCCGCTTGGGCGGCGGGTGGCAGTTTGTGGCTCCGCAACAAGGAATGACGATATATGACCGCCAAGATGGCGCGCTTTCGCATTTCGATACCGGTTGGCTAAAAGCCGTCGAACCCAACTTACCAACCACCGGAGCAACCATTGATACTGAGGCGCGACTCATGCTGTCCGAACTAGTCGAGGCGCTCCGAACTCTTGGTATTTTTGCGAATCTAGAGTGA
- a CDS encoding MFS transporter: protein MTDNAKVQPDHVNQADDTVPAYSWYALSVLVIVYVLNFIDRQILSILANDIKADLGVDDAYLGFLYGTAFAIFYALFGIPLGKLADSWKRVRLMTFGLALWSAMTAASGFARDAGSLTVARIGVGVGEATASPSAYSLISDWFPARLRATALAIYSSGLYIGGGISLAIGGMVVDNWNEAFPQGGPLGLAGWQAAFIAVGVPGLVLAIWVSTLREPIRGAIDGITTPEDPHPFRGFVRELYTVIPPFTFFGAAGRGLGAFVLNLVVFVGALISAFGLTELLDSGAGRIFAPITDQWLLLAIGYYAVFCWATALRHRDYPTFVLTWGSPAFLCTILGYGTVAFMAYSASYWGAPYAERVFDVSKGELGFWLGGGGAAGGFLGVILGGRMADALFTRMQSGRILVVLFGLLSPIPFAVVQYTTDSFTLFIILNVVVGGLAASALGAAAASSQALVLPRMRGTATATFFLATTLVGLALGPYMAGYVSAQNDGDLSIGVLSTLWITPIGLALLIAAIRLVPAANASVLERAIAAGESQSELG, encoded by the coding sequence TTGACTGACAACGCCAAAGTTCAGCCTGATCACGTGAATCAGGCGGACGACACTGTACCAGCCTATAGCTGGTATGCGCTCAGCGTTTTGGTGATTGTCTATGTCCTGAATTTCATTGACCGACAGATTCTGTCTATTTTGGCCAATGATATCAAGGCGGACCTTGGTGTTGATGATGCGTATTTGGGTTTCCTTTACGGGACCGCTTTCGCGATTTTCTACGCCTTGTTTGGCATCCCACTGGGTAAGCTGGCGGATAGTTGGAAGCGCGTCCGACTTATGACATTCGGCTTGGCGCTGTGGTCCGCCATGACTGCGGCCTCGGGGTTTGCGCGTGATGCCGGCTCGCTGACCGTTGCACGCATCGGGGTTGGTGTGGGTGAGGCCACCGCTAGCCCTTCTGCTTATTCACTCATTTCCGATTGGTTCCCTGCTCGACTGCGGGCCACGGCTCTCGCGATTTACAGTTCAGGGCTGTATATTGGCGGCGGCATCTCGTTGGCAATTGGTGGCATGGTGGTCGACAATTGGAACGAGGCCTTTCCGCAAGGCGGCCCCCTCGGTCTGGCCGGTTGGCAGGCAGCCTTCATTGCAGTCGGTGTACCAGGTTTGGTGCTGGCAATCTGGGTTTCGACATTGCGCGAACCCATCCGCGGGGCGATCGATGGGATTACGACACCAGAAGATCCGCACCCGTTCCGCGGCTTCGTGCGTGAACTTTATACTGTAATTCCACCGTTCACATTTTTCGGCGCGGCGGGCCGCGGTTTGGGGGCCTTTGTTCTCAATTTGGTTGTTTTTGTCGGAGCGCTCATCTCTGCCTTTGGATTGACCGAATTGCTTGATTCAGGGGCTGGACGAATTTTTGCCCCGATTACTGACCAATGGCTGCTCTTGGCGATCGGATATTACGCAGTGTTCTGTTGGGCGACTGCGTTGCGCCATCGCGATTATCCCACATTCGTTCTGACTTGGGGATCGCCGGCGTTCCTTTGTACTATTCTTGGCTACGGCACAGTCGCATTCATGGCCTATTCCGCGTCATATTGGGGGGCTCCCTATGCGGAGCGCGTGTTTGACGTTTCCAAGGGTGAACTGGGCTTTTGGCTCGGGGGAGGGGGTGCCGCTGGCGGCTTCCTCGGTGTAATATTAGGAGGTCGAATGGCCGACGCCTTGTTCACGCGAATGCAATCTGGCCGTATCTTAGTGGTCTTGTTCGGATTGCTCAGTCCAATTCCCTTTGCGGTGGTCCAATATACGACTGACAGCTTCACGCTCTTCATCATTTTGAATGTCGTAGTCGGCGGTCTTGCGGCTTCAGCGTTGGGAGCCGCAGCCGCGAGCAGCCAGGCGCTCGTTTTGCCGCGAATGCGCGGGACAGCGACTGCGACATTCTTCTTGGCAACGACATTGGTGGGCTTGGCGCTCGGCCCGTACATGGCGGGCTACGTGTCGGCGCAGAATGACGGAGATTTGAGCATCGGCGTGCTTTCCACCCTTTGGATCACGCCTATTGGTCTCGCGCTGCTTATTGCTGCGATCCGTCTTGTCCCCGCTGCGAATGCAAGCGTGCTTGAACGGGCAATTGCGGCCGGTGAATCGCAATCTGAGTTGGGATAG
- a CDS encoding GTA baseplate fiber-binding domain-containing protein has translation MATLILTAVGTAIGGPIGGALGAFIGQQADSAIFGGGNREGPRLRELSVTTSSYGQPLPRHFGRMRVAGTVIWSTELVETRSKSGGGKGKPSTTTYSYSASFAVALSSTPIDRIGRIWADGNLLRGASGDLKVDGIMRTYLGTGDNLVDPVIAADRGANAPGFRDCAYLVFEDLQLGDFGNRIPALTFEVFAADDSSVSLGQLIPQTASVSGDVTLQNARGFSDEGGALGSSLAAIDRVFPITCVTTANGLSFAASNTLPSDVAVLPAQLSDKDSGTADERHKRRGDILDKEPLAVRYYDEDRDYQPGVQRALGLRPEGREAIVDLPAAMTAEGARQLANSNANRARWNDEQIIWRIGELDPNIGPGSVVRMPNTNGFWLIKSWEWFDRGIELSLERLAPQLGAEIPSDAGSSNVPLDLTAPQTLLTAVEVPPDSASDTSTPLLFAATSASSIGWRGAALFVEQGNTLNEIGLTGSDRSVFGTLATPLPGSACTLFEPESAVEIQLPAADLSFASSDMTGLAMGENRLLVADEVIQFLHAEMVSGGYWRLSGLLRGRAGTEFAAFDGHEAGATTVLLDDRLTILDPSLVPSTLATRIAAIGRGDEDPVFAGLQNVGLSLRPPSPVHSQTILHSNNELELCWTRRARGQWNWTQATEVPLIEESENYTVSFGPPDAPHVSWVVTEPRFSLSDAEQSGLVAQYGHGPIWARQLGTFGQSNPLYLTAIN, from the coding sequence GTGGCGACTCTGATCCTTACCGCCGTGGGCACCGCCATCGGTGGCCCAATCGGTGGCGCGCTTGGCGCATTCATTGGGCAACAGGCCGATTCCGCGATCTTTGGGGGCGGCAACCGCGAAGGACCCCGTTTACGCGAATTGTCAGTCACCACTTCAAGCTATGGTCAGCCATTACCAAGGCATTTCGGCCGGATGCGGGTGGCAGGAACCGTGATCTGGTCGACCGAGCTGGTCGAAACACGGTCAAAGAGCGGAGGAGGCAAAGGCAAACCTTCTACAACTACCTATTCTTATTCAGCTTCCTTTGCCGTGGCATTATCGAGCACCCCTATCGACAGGATCGGCAGAATTTGGGCCGATGGAAACTTGCTTCGGGGGGCCAGCGGCGACCTAAAGGTCGATGGTATAATGCGGACTTATCTTGGAACCGGCGACAACTTGGTTGATCCTGTCATCGCCGCCGATCGAGGCGCCAACGCCCCGGGATTTCGAGACTGTGCTTATCTGGTTTTCGAAGACCTTCAATTGGGCGATTTCGGAAACCGCATCCCTGCTCTTACATTCGAGGTGTTTGCTGCCGACGATTCTTCGGTGTCTCTCGGACAGCTCATCCCGCAAACGGCCAGTGTTTCCGGCGACGTGACGTTACAAAACGCCCGCGGATTTTCAGATGAGGGCGGTGCATTGGGTTCGTCTCTCGCAGCAATCGACCGCGTTTTTCCAATTACCTGCGTCACAACCGCTAATGGTTTGAGCTTTGCGGCTTCCAATACGCTGCCGTCTGATGTCGCAGTCTTGCCAGCGCAATTGTCTGACAAAGACAGCGGAACCGCAGACGAACGTCACAAACGTCGCGGAGACATTCTCGACAAGGAACCGCTGGCGGTGCGTTACTACGATGAGGATCGTGACTATCAGCCCGGAGTTCAGAGGGCATTGGGCCTTCGCCCAGAAGGAAGAGAGGCAATTGTCGATTTGCCCGCTGCTATGACGGCCGAAGGCGCCCGACAATTGGCGAACTCAAACGCCAACAGGGCGCGTTGGAACGATGAACAGATCATCTGGCGCATTGGCGAACTTGATCCCAACATCGGTCCCGGAAGTGTCGTTCGAATGCCTAACACCAATGGGTTTTGGCTAATTAAAAGCTGGGAGTGGTTTGATCGCGGAATTGAGCTCAGCCTTGAACGTTTAGCGCCGCAACTGGGAGCTGAGATTCCCAGCGATGCCGGATCAAGCAATGTCCCCTTGGACCTTACGGCACCCCAAACGCTCTTAACCGCAGTCGAGGTGCCTCCAGATAGCGCGAGCGATACGTCGACCCCGCTTCTATTTGCTGCGACGTCCGCTAGCAGCATTGGGTGGCGCGGCGCTGCTCTCTTTGTTGAACAAGGGAATACTCTTAACGAAATCGGATTGACCGGCAGTGACCGATCGGTCTTCGGAACGCTCGCGACCCCACTGCCTGGCTCGGCTTGCACACTGTTTGAACCCGAATCGGCAGTTGAGATTCAACTTCCTGCAGCCGATTTGTCTTTTGCAAGCAGTGATATGACAGGGCTCGCCATGGGCGAGAACAGGCTCCTAGTTGCCGATGAAGTGATCCAATTCTTGCACGCGGAAATGGTGTCCGGCGGGTATTGGCGCTTGAGCGGATTGCTACGTGGAAGGGCCGGCACTGAGTTCGCCGCCTTCGACGGCCACGAAGCAGGTGCCACGACGGTGCTCCTAGATGACCGACTAACGATCCTTGACCCGTCCTTGGTGCCATCCACATTAGCAACAAGAATAGCGGCGATTGGCCGTGGTGACGAAGACCCTGTGTTTGCCGGTCTACAAAACGTTGGGTTGTCCTTGCGACCCCCAAGTCCCGTTCATTCTCAGACTATTCTGCATTCCAACAACGAATTGGAACTGTGCTGGACCCGACGAGCTCGGGGCCAATGGAACTGGACCCAGGCGACCGAAGTGCCGTTGATTGAAGAAAGTGAAAACTACACGGTTAGCTTCGGGCCTCCCGATGCACCGCATGTTTCATGGGTTGTGACAGAGCCGCGCTTTAGTCTGTCTGACGCGGAACAATCTGGCTTGGTGGCTCAATATGGGCATGGGCCGATATGGGCGCGTCAGTTGGGCACATTTGGACAATCCAATCCTCTCTATCTCACTGCAATCAACTAA
- a CDS encoding baseplate hub domain-containing protein, which produces MRVFFDRELDATATFWRIFRQDGIALGFTSHDRDLVFAGLRHRAAPGMVPAAIRMTSDLSEDSAGVDGALSHDSIKGSELSAGLFDRAAIEIGIVDWETLEHHTIYSGALGRIEDDSRGFSAELKSAKQVLEQDIVPRTSPTCRAFFCGPGCGLSANKFTDRVALTALDLDLNRVQLNNVASANHVDGKLRFLNGPQTGKPFGILSVDANWLTLDRPIDASVPIGTPAELIEGCDHTLTTCASRFSNAVNFRGEPFLPGNDLLARYGQSSG; this is translated from the coding sequence ATGCGGGTCTTCTTTGATCGAGAGCTCGATGCGACAGCGACGTTCTGGCGCATATTTCGTCAGGATGGGATCGCCCTTGGCTTTACCAGCCATGATCGCGATCTTGTCTTCGCCGGACTTAGACATCGAGCAGCACCGGGCATGGTACCTGCCGCCATCCGCATGACATCCGATCTATCCGAAGACAGTGCCGGAGTGGATGGTGCGCTCAGCCATGATTCCATCAAAGGCTCTGAACTCTCAGCCGGTCTATTTGATCGGGCTGCTATTGAAATTGGCATCGTCGACTGGGAAACCTTAGAACATCATACAATCTACTCCGGCGCACTCGGCAGAATTGAAGATGATAGTCGAGGATTTTCAGCAGAATTGAAATCAGCAAAACAAGTGCTGGAGCAGGACATAGTGCCTAGGACGAGCCCGACATGTCGAGCGTTTTTTTGTGGCCCCGGTTGCGGCTTGTCAGCCAATAAGTTTACCGATCGTGTTGCCCTAACCGCACTGGATCTCGACTTAAACCGAGTGCAACTTAACAATGTAGCAAGTGCCAACCACGTTGACGGAAAACTGCGTTTTCTGAACGGACCACAAACCGGCAAGCCCTTTGGCATCCTGAGTGTCGACGCCAATTGGCTTACGTTGGACAGACCAATCGACGCCAGCGTACCGATCGGGACTCCGGCCGAATTAATTGAAGGTTGCGATCACACCTTAACAACGTGCGCCTCTCGATTTAGCAATGCGGTCAATTTTCGAGGGGAACCATTTCTACCCGGCAACGACCTCTTGGCTCGCTACGGCCAGAGCTCGGGTTGA
- the queC gene encoding 7-cyano-7-deazaguanine synthase QueC, which yields MINKNTDRTKPKAVVLLSGGLDSMVTAAIAMERGFEVHALTIDYGQRHRLELESARDIEGQLRLASRVEIALDLRAFGGSALTDDIEVPKSGVGDEIPVTYVPARNLVFLALTTAYAESAGAADVFIGVNALDYSGYPDCRPEFIASFAETARLGTKAGVEGAAFSIHAPLQHMTKADIAIECQRLGLDPAWSWSCYDPTSTGIACGQCDSCRLRKKGFAEAQIVDSTPYAD from the coding sequence ATGATCAACAAGAATACCGATAGAACCAAACCCAAAGCAGTGGTGTTGCTTTCAGGTGGCCTGGACTCGATGGTTACTGCGGCAATCGCAATGGAGCGTGGGTTTGAAGTGCATGCGCTTACAATTGACTATGGTCAGCGACATCGCTTGGAATTGGAATCGGCCCGAGACATTGAGGGTCAGTTGCGTTTGGCCAGCCGCGTTGAAATTGCTCTAGATCTTAGGGCATTCGGAGGATCGGCCCTAACAGATGACATAGAAGTTCCGAAAAGCGGTGTGGGCGATGAGATACCGGTCACCTACGTACCGGCCAGGAATCTCGTTTTTCTCGCACTGACAACGGCTTACGCCGAATCCGCGGGCGCAGCTGACGTGTTCATCGGTGTAAACGCTTTGGACTATTCGGGTTACCCGGATTGTAGGCCAGAGTTCATTGCCAGTTTTGCAGAAACTGCGCGATTGGGAACAAAGGCAGGTGTCGAAGGCGCTGCCTTTTCGATTCACGCCCCGCTGCAACATATGACCAAAGCAGATATCGCAATAGAGTGTCAGCGTCTGGGGCTGGATCCTGCGTGGAGTTGGTCGTGCTACGATCCAACGTCGACCGGCATAGCATGCGGGCAATGTGACTCATGTCGTCTTCGCAAAAAGGGTTTTGCGGAAGCGCAAATTGTCGATAGCACACCGTACGCAGACTAG
- a CDS encoding NlpC/P60 family protein, protein MNVGAQFADAASQFLGTKFRLHGRDPSYGLDCVGLVCVSLQTIGREYHAPEGYSLRNTRPLAWSDFAHKSGFIDVTDGVLPGDVMMLRPGPAQQHLVIFENERSCIHAHAGLKRVVREPIAIPRACLAHWRLT, encoded by the coding sequence ATGAATGTGGGCGCACAATTTGCTGACGCGGCGTCTCAGTTCCTCGGTACGAAATTCAGATTGCATGGCCGCGATCCTTCATACGGCCTCGATTGTGTCGGACTAGTATGCGTAAGTCTCCAGACTATCGGTCGTGAATATCATGCTCCCGAAGGATATAGTCTTCGCAATACGCGGCCTTTGGCTTGGTCCGATTTCGCGCACAAATCTGGTTTCATCGATGTCACCGACGGGGTTCTGCCGGGCGATGTCATGATGCTTCGGCCAGGCCCTGCTCAACAGCATTTGGTCATCTTCGAGAACGAACGATCCTGCATCCATGCGCATGCCGGGCTCAAACGTGTTGTCCGCGAACCAATTGCAATTCCGCGAGCATGTTTAGCCCATTGGCGCTTAACATAA
- a CDS encoding phage distal tail protein, Rcc01695 family yields MAFWLVNDRRTQESSFIQRFDPRFWTVNFPRPAMASVITTGADSMQIDVELQHEGELVGLIWDSVDSLDHPLLAYETSRDYSKTTLSFRWQSEGIIPLNAANGPTLTIEGRDAAGTPSTWFVRLWNYASGSPTDAEIELPFSNLASGFTLPGSPIHAADIDRMFISLVAPDYVAGSTQPLSQRFNGKVTVSRITTDGLNGMLEIGDVRLPVHGERIATAYDDGYDQTPARLLRGLVGLGYREDIVHYVGMSHFMRLTYVNGDLLVVPNGELCQPAREWHANFFAAANANELELIASISYELFDAFCPDDWKQRTVNGDQALTGWIPPSTLLSPANSHAMAWLSASTQAFVGLLEEASQPVRFQIGEPWWWTTSEGEICLYDDAAKALFGGSPPEILDMRQPLKATEIALLDQAGELLAQSTADLTTDIRAAASGSTEVLLLAFTPTILDPQMPELFRANLPIGWAKPAFDRLQLEDYDWLTGGADALRRSAYIFANERLQYPIEEQDYLAGFVLDPADAETFWARIDAGLDEAATRGISRRYVWAQPQINRDGYTRLPPTGEDPMQAFDDVLYPFPLGRSTAVAPEFSTSVSVTASGHERRNSLWADARVHFDVGPGIRSESELSELIAFFRARRGAAKGFRISDPFDHSTNGMTGTPTMSDQLIGLGDGQSADFQLIKSYGSSEDPQQRSISRPRIETLLVSVDGNLVLDWTLSEQGLLTLAEAPAEGAEIRAGFLFDVPVRFAEDRIDISGVNFEAGEAPSIPLIELKEEL; encoded by the coding sequence ATGGCATTTTGGCTGGTGAACGATCGCCGCACACAAGAATCGAGCTTTATTCAACGGTTCGACCCACGATTTTGGACCGTGAATTTTCCTCGCCCTGCAATGGCGTCGGTTATCACAACGGGCGCGGACAGCATGCAAATTGATGTCGAGTTGCAGCATGAGGGTGAACTCGTCGGTCTAATCTGGGATAGTGTAGATAGCCTCGACCACCCATTGCTCGCCTACGAAACCAGTCGCGATTATTCGAAGACCACATTGAGCTTCCGCTGGCAATCAGAAGGCATCATTCCACTGAACGCAGCGAACGGCCCTACACTTACCATCGAAGGAAGAGACGCGGCCGGGACACCAAGCACCTGGTTCGTAAGACTGTGGAATTATGCAAGCGGCAGCCCAACCGATGCCGAGATTGAGCTGCCGTTCTCAAATCTGGCCAGCGGCTTCACGCTCCCTGGCTCGCCCATCCATGCGGCCGATATTGATCGCATGTTTATATCCCTTGTCGCGCCTGACTATGTGGCGGGCAGCACGCAACCCCTTTCGCAGCGCTTCAACGGCAAGGTAACGGTTTCGAGAATAACCACCGATGGTCTGAACGGAATGCTTGAGATCGGCGACGTCCGTTTGCCCGTTCATGGAGAGCGGATCGCGACCGCATATGATGATGGCTATGATCAAACACCGGCCAGGCTGCTGCGCGGTCTGGTTGGTCTCGGCTATCGCGAGGACATAGTCCACTATGTCGGCATGAGCCATTTCATGCGGCTCACCTACGTTAACGGCGATTTGCTTGTCGTGCCGAACGGCGAACTATGCCAACCCGCTAGAGAATGGCACGCCAATTTCTTTGCCGCCGCCAATGCCAATGAATTGGAGCTGATTGCTTCCATCTCATATGAATTATTCGATGCGTTCTGTCCCGACGATTGGAAACAGCGAACCGTAAACGGAGACCAAGCTCTCACTGGATGGATACCCCCATCCACGCTTTTGTCTCCGGCCAACAGTCACGCCATGGCATGGTTGAGCGCAAGCACGCAGGCTTTTGTTGGTCTCTTAGAAGAGGCCTCTCAGCCTGTTCGCTTCCAAATCGGGGAACCGTGGTGGTGGACCACCTCCGAAGGGGAAATCTGTCTTTACGATGACGCAGCCAAAGCGCTCTTTGGCGGTTCTCCGCCAGAAATTCTCGATATGCGTCAACCGCTCAAAGCAACCGAAATTGCGTTGCTCGATCAAGCGGGAGAATTGCTTGCGCAATCCACCGCAGATCTAACCACAGACATTCGCGCCGCAGCTTCGGGCTCTACTGAGGTGCTTCTTTTGGCGTTCACGCCAACCATTCTTGATCCACAAATGCCCGAACTCTTCAGGGCAAACCTGCCGATTGGATGGGCAAAGCCCGCCTTCGATCGGCTTCAATTGGAAGATTACGACTGGCTAACCGGGGGCGCAGATGCCTTGCGCCGTTCAGCCTACATTTTTGCCAATGAGCGATTGCAATATCCAATTGAAGAGCAAGACTATCTGGCAGGATTTGTCCTCGACCCCGCGGATGCCGAAACTTTCTGGGCGCGAATTGATGCCGGTCTTGATGAAGCGGCAACACGCGGAATCTCGCGCCGCTATGTGTGGGCGCAACCACAAATCAATCGCGATGGATACACCCGATTACCCCCAACCGGAGAGGACCCGATGCAAGCTTTTGATGATGTGCTTTACCCTTTCCCCCTCGGCAGGAGCACTGCCGTGGCGCCCGAATTTTCAACCTCAGTGTCGGTTACCGCCTCTGGACATGAACGGCGAAACTCCCTTTGGGCCGATGCACGTGTGCACTTTGACGTTGGCCCAGGAATTCGATCAGAATCGGAATTGTCCGAATTGATTGCATTCTTCCGTGCACGGCGCGGTGCGGCAAAAGGGTTTCGGATCAGCGATCCTTTCGATCATAGCACCAATGGTATGACCGGGACCCCGACAATGTCGGATCAATTGATTGGTTTGGGCGACGGTCAAAGCGCCGATTTTCAGCTCATCAAATCATACGGATCGTCTGAAGATCCTCAACAGCGATCCATCAGCCGCCCTCGCATCGAAACGTTGCTTGTGAGCGTTGACGGCAACCTTGTGTTGGACTGGACACTTAGTGAGCAAGGGTTGCTAACGCTTGCTGAGGCTCCCGCCGAAGGAGCAGAAATTCGCGCTGGTTTCCTCTTTGATGTGCCGGTTCGTTTCGCAGAAGATCGGATCGATATATCGGGAGTAAATTTCGAAGCCGGGGAAGCACCAAGCATTCCGCTGATCGAGCTCAAGGAAGAACTGTAA
- the hslO gene encoding Hsp33 family molecular chaperone HslO, producing the protein MDTQPETFADKLLGFTLPNRNARARVVRLDAVISEVLSAHDYPPPVTHLLSEALVLGALMGGLLKADGDDAQLTMQAQTQTGVVSLLVCDYRGGSLRGYADFDADRLAQLGANPSLTSLFGEGFLAITFETGTGQRYQGIVPLEGETLAEACESYFGQSEQVPTMIRMASRSNGAERVAAGLLIQHLPDGEEGRERLHVRMEHPDWEHVAAMTNSIGHDELLDPDLSLEAIAWRLFHEEKEVRIQPGAELSRGCRCDVDYYTSVVSRFPESERDEMRGDDGQISVDCAFCAKTFDLAL; encoded by the coding sequence ATGGACACGCAGCCAGAAACATTTGCCGATAAACTTTTGGGCTTCACCTTGCCCAACCGCAATGCGCGTGCGCGCGTTGTGCGGTTGGACGCTGTAATTTCTGAGGTCCTATCGGCACACGATTACCCTCCTCCAGTGACCCATCTGCTGAGCGAGGCGCTCGTGCTGGGCGCTTTGATGGGAGGGTTGTTAAAAGCTGATGGCGATGACGCTCAATTGACCATGCAGGCCCAAACGCAAACTGGAGTCGTGTCACTTTTGGTGTGTGATTACCGGGGGGGCAGTCTTCGGGGCTATGCCGATTTTGATGCCGATCGATTGGCACAACTAGGAGCAAACCCTTCGCTGACTTCGTTGTTCGGAGAAGGGTTTCTGGCGATTACATTCGAGACGGGAACTGGGCAACGCTATCAAGGGATTGTCCCGTTGGAGGGCGAAACACTCGCCGAGGCTTGCGAATCGTACTTTGGTCAATCCGAACAGGTTCCCACAATGATCCGAATGGCTAGCCGATCAAACGGGGCGGAGCGGGTTGCTGCCGGGCTTTTGATCCAGCATCTACCTGATGGCGAGGAAGGTCGAGAACGGCTGCATGTACGCATGGAGCATCCCGATTGGGAACATGTGGCCGCCATGACCAACTCCATCGGCCACGATGAGTTGTTGGACCCTGACCTGTCGTTGGAGGCTATTGCTTGGCGCTTGTTCCACGAAGAGAAAGAAGTGCGGATCCAGCCGGGGGCAGAACTATCGCGTGGATGCCGATGCGATGTCGATTACTACACTTCGGTCGTATCGCGCTTCCCAGAAAGTGAACGCGACGAGATGCGCGGCGATGATGGGCAAATCTCGGTCGATTGCGCCTTCTGTGCAAAGACTTTTGACCTCGCGCTTTAA
- a CDS encoding OmpA family protein, with the protein MRKIVIGLAMASTALTTPAMAREGQWYIQGDAGVMLVEDVTFDVDGNISDAVADHDTGGDFGAVVGHDFGAFRLEAEASYRTAELSEVSAGTAGLALNPSPTSPGGFNVFNDARPALGEMNALSFMINGLFDFGSDDGIQGFAGAGVGVARVDLDGRVNTNGPGIWDDSDTGLAWQLLAGVRAPISDSWDVGLKYRYFNAENIGIIDPLGRPLDTDMSTHSILGSIIYNFGGEAPPPPPPPPPPPPPPPPPPPPPPPPPPPPPPPPPCNTGPYIVFFDFDESVITADAATILDNAVTAYANCGTANVMLAGHTDRSGTVSYNVALAERRNASVRSYLSGRGIPDGRISGEAFGESQPRVPTADGVRELQNRRVEVTYGPGSGM; encoded by the coding sequence ATGCGTAAAATCGTCATCGGTTTGGCGATGGCTTCAACCGCACTCACCACGCCCGCCATGGCCCGCGAAGGTCAATGGTACATCCAGGGCGATGCTGGTGTGATGCTCGTTGAAGACGTCACTTTTGATGTCGACGGCAATATTAGTGATGCCGTCGCTGATCACGACACCGGAGGAGACTTCGGTGCAGTAGTGGGCCACGACTTTGGAGCGTTCCGCCTCGAAGCCGAAGCAAGCTACCGCACAGCTGAGCTCTCAGAAGTGTCTGCGGGCACGGCTGGTCTCGCTCTTAACCCATCGCCTACATCACCAGGCGGTTTTAATGTTTTCAACGATGCCCGTCCTGCACTCGGTGAAATGAACGCTCTCAGCTTCATGATCAACGGTCTGTTCGACTTTGGTTCTGATGACGGCATTCAAGGTTTCGCTGGTGCTGGTGTTGGTGTCGCGCGTGTTGACCTTGATGGTCGCGTGAACACAAACGGCCCTGGCATCTGGGATGATTCCGACACTGGTCTTGCATGGCAGCTTCTTGCTGGCGTGCGTGCACCAATCAGCGACAGCTGGGATGTTGGTCTGAAGTATCGCTACTTCAATGCGGAAAACATTGGAATCATCGACCCACTCGGTCGTCCTCTGGACACCGATATGAGCACACACTCAATCTTGGGTTCGATTATTTACAACTTCGGCGGCGAGGCTCCACCGCCTCCACCGCCTCCACCGCCACCGCCGCCACCTCCACCGCCGCCGCCGCCGCCGCCGCCGCCGCCGCCGCCTCCACCGCCGCCACCGCCACCGTGCAACACTGGCCCATACATCGTCTTCTTTGACTTCGATGAATCGGTCATCACGGCTGACGCTGCGACGATTTTGGACAACGCGGTCACGGCTTATGCGAACTGCGGGACAGCTAACGTAATGCTTGCTGGTCACACTGACCGTTCAGGCACCGTGAGCTACAACGTGGCTCTTGCTGAGCGTCGCAATGCATCGGTTCGCTCTTACTTGAGCGGTCGCGGTATTCCTGACGGTCGCATCAGCGGCGAAGCATTTGGTGAATCGCAACCACGCGTTCCAACTGCTGACGGTGTTCGCGAACTGCAGAACCGTCGCGTTGAAGTCACTTACGGTCCAGGTTCTGGCATGTAA